In the Streptomyces formicae genome, one interval contains:
- a CDS encoding SPFH domain-containing protein translates to MDAITLGIGVSVAAVLIVVVALLLVLTRLFRKVEQGKALIVSKMRKVDVTFTGQVVLPVLHKAEVMDISVKTIDIMRTGRDGLICRDNIRADIRISFFVRVNKTVEDVIRVAQAIGTARASDQNTLQELFNAKFSEALKTVGKQMDFADLYTKRDELRDRIIQVIGTDLNGYSLEDAAIDHLEQTPLNQLDPANILDAQGIRKITELTAVEHVRTNEYTRNEEKEITRQNVDAREAILELERRQADAEIKQKREVDTVRAREEAETARVMEEERLRAQGAFLATEEKLGVQRENQAREVAVAQKNRERVIAIENERIEKDRLLEVIARDRETELTRIAAEKEVEAEKREIAEVVRERVAVDRTVAEQEESIKKLRAVEEAERERQAVVIAAEAQAQEGLVKSIKAAEAAEQAATHRAAEEITLAEARLKASDLDARAKLRLAEAVQAERAAEGLAAVQVREKEAGAIEKAGRAEAEATEARMRAEAEGVEAKLKAEAAGLTEKAAAMAALDEASRTHEEYRLRLEAEKDVRLAGIEVQRQVAEAQATVLATGLENADISIVGGESVFFDRLMSSIALGKSVDGFVQNSETAQALAGPWLDGSASFTDDLTRVLGSVSPSDVQNLTVSALLMKLMKSGGEQSGRLDELLDKAAQLGLADLPLTQLNGSAAQRS, encoded by the coding sequence ATGGATGCCATCACCCTGGGCATCGGCGTGTCCGTCGCCGCTGTCCTGATCGTCGTCGTCGCTCTGCTGCTCGTCCTCACCCGTCTCTTCCGCAAGGTGGAGCAGGGCAAGGCGTTGATCGTCTCGAAGATGCGGAAGGTCGATGTGACCTTCACCGGGCAGGTCGTGCTGCCGGTGCTGCACAAGGCCGAGGTCATGGACATCTCGGTGAAGACCATCGACATCATGCGGACCGGCAGGGACGGCCTGATCTGCCGGGACAACATCCGGGCCGACATCCGCATCTCCTTCTTCGTACGCGTCAACAAGACCGTCGAGGACGTGATCCGGGTCGCGCAGGCCATCGGTACGGCCCGCGCCAGCGACCAGAACACGTTGCAGGAGCTGTTCAACGCCAAGTTCTCCGAGGCGCTCAAGACCGTCGGCAAGCAGATGGACTTCGCCGACCTCTACACCAAGCGCGACGAACTGCGGGACCGCATCATCCAGGTCATCGGCACCGATCTGAACGGCTACAGCCTGGAGGACGCGGCGATCGACCACCTGGAGCAGACGCCGCTCAACCAGCTCGACCCCGCCAACATCCTGGACGCCCAGGGCATCCGGAAGATCACCGAGCTGACGGCCGTCGAGCACGTGCGCACCAACGAGTACACGCGGAACGAGGAGAAGGAGATCACCCGGCAGAACGTCGACGCGCGCGAGGCGATCCTGGAGCTCGAGCGCCGCCAGGCGGATGCCGAGATCAAGCAGAAGCGCGAGGTCGACACCGTGCGGGCGCGCGAGGAGGCCGAGACGGCGCGGGTGATGGAGGAGGAGCGGCTGCGGGCGCAGGGCGCGTTCCTCGCCACCGAGGAGAAGCTCGGAGTGCAGCGCGAGAACCAGGCCCGCGAGGTCGCCGTCGCGCAGAAGAACCGCGAGCGGGTCATCGCCATCGAGAACGAGCGCATCGAGAAGGACCGGCTCCTCGAAGTCATCGCCAGGGACCGCGAGACGGAGCTGACCCGCATCGCCGCCGAGAAGGAGGTCGAGGCGGAGAAGCGGGAGATCGCCGAGGTCGTGCGCGAGCGCGTCGCCGTGGACCGCACGGTCGCCGAGCAGGAGGAGTCCATCAAGAAGCTGCGCGCCGTCGAGGAGGCGGAGCGCGAGCGGCAGGCCGTCGTCATCGCCGCCGAGGCGCAGGCGCAGGAGGGCCTGGTCAAGAGCATCAAGGCGGCGGAGGCCGCCGAGCAGGCCGCCACGCACCGTGCCGCGGAGGAAATCACCCTGGCCGAGGCCCGGTTGAAGGCCTCCGACCTGGACGCGCGGGCCAAGCTCCGCCTCGCGGAGGCCGTGCAGGCCGAACGGGCCGCCGAGGGCCTTGCCGCCGTGCAGGTCCGCGAGAAGGAGGCCGGGGCCATCGAGAAGGCGGGCCGCGCCGAGGCCGAGGCCACCGAGGCCCGGATGCGCGCCGAGGCCGAGGGCGTGGAGGCGAAGCTGAAGGCCGAGGCCGCGGGCCTGACCGAGAAGGCGGCCGCGATGGCGGCGCTGGACGAGGCGTCCCGCACGCACGAGGAGTACCGGCTCCGCCTGGAGGCGGAGAAGGACGTCCGTCTCGCCGGCATCGAGGTGCAGCGCCAGGTCGCCGAGGCGCAGGCCACCGTACTCGCCACGGGTCTGGAGAACGCCGACATCAGCATCGTCGGCGGCGAGTCCGTCTTCTTCGACCGGCTGATGTCGTCGATCGCGCTCGGCAAGAGCGTCGACGGATTCGTCCAGAACTCCGAGACGGCGCAGGCCCTGGCGGGACCGTGGCTGGACGGCAGCGCGAGCTTCACCGACGACCTGACCAGGGTGCTCGGCTCCGTCTCCCCGTCCGACGTGCAGAACCTCACCGTCTCCGCCCTCCTGATGAAGCTCATGAAGAGCGGCGGCGAACAGTCCGGGCGGCTGGACGAACTGCTCGACAAGGCCGCCCAGTTGGGCCTGGCCGACCTGCCGCTCACCCAGCTCAACGGCTCCGCCGCACAGCGGAGCTGA
- a CDS encoding DUF3046 domain-containing protein: protein MRLTVFWERMAAHFGAGYADSFARDHVMAELGGRTVHEALDAGWEAKDVWRAVCTAMDVPAEKR from the coding sequence ATGAGGTTGACGGTTTTCTGGGAGCGGATGGCGGCTCACTTCGGAGCGGGGTACGCCGATTCCTTCGCGCGTGATCATGTGATGGCGGAGCTCGGTGGACGTACGGTTCATGAGGCGCTGGACGCGGGCTGGGAGGCCAAGGACGTCTGGCGCGCGGTCTGCACGGCGATGGACGTACCGGCCGAAAAGCGCTGA
- a CDS encoding AI-2E family transporter, producing the protein MAPTDETVQVTQDTASLGTTPPTQPPTGADAGRGARMPRWLPRAMVLALALIACFQLGSWAFHQLTGLLINVLIAFFLALAVEPAVSWMAARGLRRGFATFLVFLSVVIASAGFITLMGSMLAGQIVDMVEDFPDYLDKVISWINQTFHTDLSRVEVQDSLVHSDWLQKYVQNSASGVLDVSAQVLGGLFQLLTILLFSFYFAADGPRLRRALCSVLPPARQAEVLRAWEIAVDKTGGYLYSRGLMALISGIAHYILLQALGVPYAPVLAVWVGLVSQFIPTIGTYLAGALPMLIAFTVDPWYALWVLVFVVVYQQFENYMLQPKLTAKSVDIHPAVAFGSVIAGTALLGAVGALIAIPAVATLQAFLGAYVKRYDVTDDPRVHGHRRRGGAPLVARVRRALRGPNHPAAPAESETGQDGPDGRQ; encoded by the coding sequence GTGGCACCCACAGACGAGACCGTGCAGGTCACCCAGGACACCGCTTCACTCGGCACCACGCCGCCCACGCAGCCCCCCACCGGGGCCGACGCGGGCCGAGGCGCCCGCATGCCGCGCTGGCTGCCCCGGGCCATGGTGCTCGCCCTCGCGCTCATCGCCTGTTTCCAGCTGGGCAGTTGGGCCTTCCACCAGCTGACCGGCCTGTTGATCAACGTATTGATCGCGTTCTTCCTGGCGCTCGCGGTCGAACCCGCGGTGAGCTGGATGGCCGCGCGCGGCCTTCGCAGGGGCTTCGCCACCTTCCTCGTCTTCCTGAGCGTCGTGATCGCGAGCGCGGGCTTCATCACGTTGATGGGATCCATGCTGGCGGGCCAGATCGTCGACATGGTCGAGGACTTCCCCGACTACCTCGACAAGGTCATCAGCTGGATCAACCAGACCTTCCACACGGACCTCTCCCGCGTCGAGGTCCAGGACAGCCTGGTCCACTCCGACTGGCTGCAGAAGTACGTGCAGAACAGCGCCAGCGGCGTCCTGGACGTGTCCGCGCAGGTCCTCGGCGGCCTCTTCCAGCTCCTGACGATCCTGCTCTTCTCGTTCTACTTCGCCGCCGACGGGCCCCGCCTGCGCCGCGCCCTGTGCTCGGTGCTGCCGCCCGCCAGGCAGGCCGAGGTCCTGCGGGCCTGGGAGATCGCCGTCGACAAGACCGGCGGCTATCTGTACTCGCGCGGCCTGATGGCCCTGATCTCCGGGATCGCGCACTACATCCTGCTCCAGGCACTGGGCGTGCCCTACGCGCCCGTGCTCGCCGTCTGGGTCGGCCTGGTGTCCCAGTTCATCCCGACCATCGGCACGTACCTCGCGGGCGCCCTGCCGATGCTGATCGCCTTCACGGTCGACCCCTGGTACGCGCTCTGGGTGCTGGTCTTCGTCGTGGTCTACCAGCAGTTCGAGAACTACATGCTGCAGCCCAAGCTCACCGCCAAGAGCGTGGACATCCACCCGGCGGTCGCCTTCGGATCGGTCATCGCGGGCACCGCGCTGCTCGGCGCGGTCGGGGCGCTCATCGCCATCCCGGCCGTCGCGACGCTACAGGCGTTCCTCGGGGCGTACGTGAAGCGGTACGACGTCACGGACGACCCCCGGGTCCACGGGCACCGGCGCCGGGGCGGAGCGCCCCTCGTCGCGCGCGTGCGGCGCGCACTGCGCGGGCCGAACCACCCCGCGGCCCCGGCGGAGTCCGAGACCGGGCAGGACGGCCCGGACGGTCGTCAGTAG
- a CDS encoding SRPBCC family protein, translating to METMTVERVIAAPIEEVFSWLTTTTHYTSSPLVLRCRLARRGEGAPYGVGAVRDHLWLIGWFKERITRYDPPYATEYVVERSLPPSRHELGRMTFTEVDGGTRVCWTTRAEIPVPLLGPFLTRRLARPVITRTFGAILKAADRALTRTTAPKGSY from the coding sequence ATGGAAACCATGACGGTGGAACGCGTCATCGCCGCCCCGATCGAGGAGGTGTTCAGCTGGCTCACCACGACCACCCACTACACGAGCTCGCCCCTCGTCCTGCGCTGCCGCCTGGCCCGGCGCGGCGAAGGCGCGCCCTACGGAGTGGGCGCCGTGCGCGATCACCTCTGGCTGATCGGCTGGTTCAAGGAGCGCATCACGCGGTACGACCCGCCGTATGCCACGGAGTACGTCGTGGAGCGCAGCCTGCCCCCGTCGCGGCACGAACTGGGCCGCATGACGTTCACCGAGGTCGACGGGGGCACCCGGGTGTGCTGGACCACTCGCGCCGAGATCCCCGTCCCGCTGCTCGGCCCGTTCCTCACGCGGCGCCTCGCGCGGCCGGTCATCACGCGCACCTTCGGCGCCATCCTCAAGGCGGCGGACAGGGCCCTGACGCGCACCACCGCGCCCAAGGGCTCCTACTGA
- a CDS encoding RNA polymerase sigma-70 factor, whose amino-acid sequence MAEDAFNENASAEDAFNEHRPLLFTIAYEMLGSAADAEDVLQESYLRWSAVDRESVEHARAYLVRVVTRQSLNHLRAVRARREEYVGAWLPEPIRTAPEVSEDAILAESVSMAMMLVLETLNPTERAVFVLHDVFGYTHGEIAASVGRNEVSVRQIAHRARRHVHARRRRFEPDSDAGREIVQRFLRAAATGEIQSLMDLLAPDVVQISDGGGKVVAARRPITGRDDVARFVLGVIRTTTAATAVEPATYNGMPAARFVTDGELDWLVAFEIHDGRITGLYGVRNPDKLHRTEAVLPLDRGGRRTWKP is encoded by the coding sequence ATGGCTGAGGACGCCTTCAACGAGAACGCCTCCGCCGAGGACGCCTTCAACGAGCACCGTCCGCTGCTGTTCACCATCGCGTACGAGATGTTGGGCAGCGCCGCCGACGCCGAGGACGTGTTGCAGGAGAGCTACCTGCGGTGGAGCGCGGTGGACCGGGAGAGCGTGGAGCACGCGCGCGCGTACCTGGTGCGTGTGGTGACCCGGCAGTCGCTCAACCACCTGCGCGCGGTCCGGGCACGGCGCGAGGAGTACGTCGGCGCGTGGCTGCCCGAGCCGATCCGTACCGCGCCGGAGGTGAGCGAGGACGCGATCCTCGCCGAGTCGGTGTCGATGGCCATGATGCTCGTCCTGGAGACCCTGAACCCGACCGAGCGCGCGGTGTTCGTGCTGCACGACGTCTTCGGCTACACCCACGGCGAGATCGCCGCTTCGGTCGGCAGGAACGAGGTCTCCGTACGGCAGATCGCCCACCGTGCCCGTCGGCACGTCCACGCGCGGCGGCGCCGTTTCGAACCCGACTCCGATGCCGGACGAGAGATCGTCCAGCGGTTCCTGCGCGCGGCGGCGACCGGTGAGATCCAGTCGCTGATGGACCTGCTGGCGCCCGACGTCGTGCAGATCTCCGACGGCGGCGGGAAGGTCGTCGCCGCACGCCGCCCGATCACCGGCCGCGACGATGTCGCGCGGTTCGTCCTCGGCGTGATCCGGACCACCACTGCGGCGACCGCCGTCGAACCCGCCACGTACAACGGCATGCCCGCGGCGCGATTCGTCACCGACGGCGAACTCGACTGGCTGGTCGCGTTCGAGATCCACGACGGGCGGATCACCGGCCTCTACGGAGTGCGCAACCCGGACAAGCTGCACCGCACCGAAGCGGTGCTCCCGCTCGACAGAGGAGGTCGCAGGACATGGAAACCATGA
- a CDS encoding class I SAM-dependent methyltransferase: MDTDWEWDESLFSGAAAHYRRGRLPYAPGLADALTEALALDGRGRLLDVGCGPGTVALPLAHSFTEVVGVDPDSGMLTEAARDAATAGVTDRTRWVRIRAEELPAGLGTFTVATFAQSFHWMDRDLVAATVRDMLRPGGALVHISDLKTEDLSVVGLPHPAVPQEAIGELVRRYLGPVRRAGRGVLPHGTPSGETAVFAGAGLHGPRRLVVPAGQALERSVDDVVSSVFSLSFSTPHLFGARRDVFEADLRRLLTEASPSGRFSERRPSTEVFVWRKDPP, from the coding sequence ATGGACACCGACTGGGAGTGGGACGAGAGCCTCTTCTCGGGTGCGGCCGCCCACTACCGGCGCGGGCGACTCCCCTACGCGCCCGGCCTGGCCGACGCCCTCACCGAGGCACTGGCGCTCGACGGCCGGGGACGCCTGCTCGACGTGGGATGCGGTCCCGGCACCGTCGCGCTGCCCCTCGCGCACTCGTTCACCGAGGTCGTCGGCGTGGACCCGGACAGCGGGATGCTCACCGAGGCCGCGCGCGACGCCGCGACGGCCGGCGTGACCGACAGGACGCGCTGGGTGCGGATCCGCGCCGAGGAGCTGCCCGCGGGGCTCGGCACGTTCACCGTCGCGACCTTCGCGCAGTCCTTCCACTGGATGGACCGCGACCTGGTGGCGGCGACGGTCAGGGACATGCTCCGGCCCGGTGGAGCACTGGTGCACATCTCGGACCTGAAGACGGAGGACCTCTCCGTAGTGGGCCTTCCGCATCCGGCGGTGCCCCAGGAGGCGATCGGGGAACTGGTGCGGCGGTATCTGGGTCCCGTCCGGCGGGCCGGTCGTGGCGTGCTCCCGCACGGGACGCCGAGCGGTGAGACCGCGGTGTTCGCCGGGGCGGGCCTCCACGGCCCCCGGCGCCTCGTCGTGCCCGCGGGGCAGGCGCTCGAACGCTCCGTCGACGACGTCGTCTCGTCGGTGTTCTCGCTGTCGTTCTCCACCCCGCACCTGTTCGGCGCGCGCCGTGACGTCTTCGAGGCGGACCTGCGCCGACTGCTGACGGAGGCATCCCCTTCGGGCCGCTTCTCCGAGCGCCGGCCGAGCACCGAGGTCTTCGTCTGGCGCAAAGACCCTCCCTGA
- the recA gene encoding recombinase RecA: MAGTDREKALDAALAQIERQFGKGAVMRMGERPNDPIEVIPTGSTALDVALGVGGIPRGRVVEVYGPESSGKTTLTLHAVANAQRAGGAVAFVDAEHALDPEYAKKLGVDIDNLILSQPDNGEQALEIVDMLVRSGALDLIVIDSVAALVPRAEIEGEMGDSHVGLQARLMSQALRKITSALNQSKTTAIFINQLREKIGVMFGSPETTTGGRALKFYASVRLDIRRIETLKDGTDAVGNRTRVKVVKNKVAPPFKQAEFDILYGQGISREGGLIDMGVEHGFVRKAGAWYTYEGDQLGQGKENSRNFLKDNPDLANEIEKKIKEKLGVGVKPEAAAAEPGADAAGTAAADDAAKTVPAPAAKATKSKTAAAKS, from the coding sequence ATGGCAGGAACCGACCGCGAGAAGGCGCTCGACGCCGCGCTCGCACAGATTGAACGGCAATTCGGCAAGGGCGCAGTGATGCGCATGGGCGAGCGGCCGAACGACCCCATCGAGGTCATCCCCACCGGGTCGACCGCGCTCGACGTCGCGCTCGGCGTCGGCGGCATCCCCCGCGGCCGTGTGGTGGAGGTGTACGGACCGGAGTCCTCCGGTAAGACGACCCTCACGCTGCACGCCGTGGCCAACGCCCAGCGCGCCGGTGGCGCGGTCGCCTTCGTGGACGCGGAGCACGCCCTCGACCCCGAGTACGCGAAGAAGCTCGGCGTCGACATCGACAACCTCATCCTGTCCCAGCCGGACAACGGCGAGCAGGCGCTCGAGATCGTCGACATGCTGGTCCGCTCCGGCGCCCTCGACCTGATCGTCATCGACTCCGTCGCCGCCCTGGTGCCGCGCGCGGAGATCGAGGGCGAGATGGGCGACTCGCACGTGGGTCTCCAGGCCCGTCTGATGAGCCAGGCGCTCCGGAAGATCACCAGCGCGCTCAACCAGTCCAAGACCACCGCGATCTTCATCAACCAGCTCCGCGAGAAGATCGGCGTGATGTTCGGCTCGCCGGAGACCACGACCGGTGGCCGCGCGCTGAAGTTCTACGCTTCGGTGCGGCTCGACATCCGGCGCATCGAGACCCTCAAGGACGGCACGGACGCGGTCGGCAACCGCACCCGCGTCAAGGTCGTCAAGAACAAGGTCGCGCCGCCCTTCAAGCAGGCCGAGTTCGACATCCTCTACGGCCAGGGCATCAGCCGCGAGGGCGGCCTGATCGACATGGGCGTGGAGCACGGCTTCGTCCGCAAGGCCGGCGCCTGGTACACGTACGAGGGCGACCAGCTCGGTCAGGGCAAGGAGAACTCGCGCAACTTCCTGAAGGACAACCCCGACCTCGCCAACGAGATCGAGAAGAAGATCAAGGAGAAGCTGGGCGTCGGTGTGAAGCCGGAAGCCGCGGCTGCCGAGCCGGGCGCGGACGCGGCGGGCACGGCAGCGGCCGATGACGCCGCCAAGACGGTGCCCGCACCGGCGGCCAAGGCCACCAAGTCCAAGACCGCGGCGGCCAAGAGCTAG
- the recX gene encoding recombination regulator RecX, protein MTRRTDWADHTASESRPGTAGRGHGGGVDQGDHGQGGGFGEDGFAEGGFGEDGFGDGGGRGRGRRRRRRGGFDGHQDSGSPSSSRAEKGEPPTGDPAERAKGICLRLLTGNPRTRKQLADALRKREIPDEVAEEVLSRFEEVGLINDSAFAEAWVESRHHGRGLARRALARELRTKGVDSTLIDEAVGQLDSEQEEETARELVARKLRSTRGLDRDKRLRRLAGMLARKGYPEGMALRVVRQALEEEGEETEDLGYEAF, encoded by the coding sequence GTGACGCGACGAACCGACTGGGCGGACCACACCGCCTCCGAAAGCCGCCCCGGCACCGCGGGGCGGGGCCACGGGGGCGGTGTGGATCAGGGTGACCACGGCCAGGGCGGCGGCTTCGGAGAGGACGGCTTCGCGGAAGGCGGCTTCGGGGAAGACGGCTTCGGGGACGGCGGAGGTCGCGGACGCGGCCGACGGCGTCGACGGCGCGGCGGTTTCGACGGCCACCAGGACAGCGGCTCCCCTTCCTCGTCGAGGGCCGAGAAGGGGGAGCCGCCTACGGGGGATCCGGCTGAGCGGGCGAAGGGCATCTGCCTGAGACTGCTCACCGGAAACCCTCGTACGCGCAAGCAGTTGGCGGACGCGCTGCGCAAGCGGGAGATCCCCGATGAGGTGGCTGAGGAGGTGCTCTCCCGCTTTGAAGAGGTCGGTCTGATCAACGACAGCGCCTTCGCGGAGGCCTGGGTGGAGTCCCGGCACCACGGCCGGGGTCTGGCCCGGCGGGCACTCGCGCGGGAGCTGCGCACCAAGGGCGTGGACTCCACGCTGATCGACGAGGCCGTGGGGCAGCTCGACTCCGAGCAGGAGGAGGAGACCGCGCGCGAGCTGGTCGCCCGCAAGCTCCGCTCCACGCGGGGCCTCGACCGCGACAAGCGACTGCGCCGCCTCGCGGGCATGCTCGCCCGCAAGGGCTACCCGGAGGGCATGGCACTCCGCGTGGTCCGCCAGGCCCTGGAAGAAGAGGGCGAGGAAACCGAGGACTTGGGATACGAGGCGTTCTGA